Sequence from the Methanomassiliicoccus sp. genome:
GTTCCGCTCCGGGAAGAGGGACTTCGTTCCCGAGGAGCATCCCGAGACCGTGGCCACCGCCATCCGCATAGGGAACCCCGCCTCGGGGAAGAAAGCGCTGCGGGCCATCTTCGATACCAAGGGGTACGCGGAATCGGTGACCGACGAGGAGATCCTCGCCGCTCAAAAGCTTCTGGGCAGGAGCGAGGGTGTTGGGGTGGAGCCGGCCTCGGCCGCGTCCATAGCCGGGCTGCTGAAACTAGTGGACTCCGGCATAGTGTCCAGGGACGAGAGGGTGGTGTGCATATGCACCGGGAACGTGCTCAAGGACCCCGACACCGTCATGCACTCGTGCGAGGAGATACTGAAGGCCAAGCCCACCGCCGAGGACGTGCGGCGGGTCATCTCCTGAGAATGCCCCTGGGAGATCTAGAGTCTGGACGCCTGCGCTTGGGCCACTCCGATGCAGAGGTCCTGTGTGGTCAGTTCCCCTGAAAAGACCATCTGCACACAATACCTGCTCTGGTGGAAGCACAGAACAGCGCCAGTGAACGGACCATCAACCGGTACAAAAGCCCCCTGAAACACACAATCATCACCGATCTCAAGGTGTGTTATGTTATCGAAATTTTGATTTGAGGCCACCAGTTCATGGAATTTCTGAGCAGCCCCCACACCGTTCCGCACATCCCAGACCCAAATCGTGACAAACATATGAACATCGTTCTCTAGCACCATGTTCGAAAGGCATGCCTGGTAACCATCTTCGGATTCGGTGATGCCGAAAAAGTTCTGGCCCCATCCTTCTTCATGGCCGGTGATGTCATCCATGTCTTCAGATTGGAGAACGATGTTCTCTAAAGAAGAACCATGTCGACCAGACAACATTGCGACGGAGACCGTTGCAAGTATGATCACCACGATGACCAGTAAACCCGTCAAAACTGGCCTCATACCCTTCGACCAGCGGTCACTAGCGCTCCGAGATCTCGCTTCTCCATTGTTAATGGACATCCTTTCCCCATGATGTCCATGCTTTTCACTTTTAATAATTATAGAATGTCAATAACAAATTAAAAGTCCAGAAGGCTCCTCTGCTTGGAGCCCTTGCTCTCTTCCTTCTTTATCTCCTTCTCGACCTCCACCATCTGCTCCTCCACCTCTGCCCGGGGGAGCTTGGAGAACTTTCCGGTGGTCACCTGGTCCTTGAGGTTCTTGGCGATGGCGTCCCCTATCCTCGGGATACGGGCGAGGCGGACCACGTCCATGCTACGAACCTGGTCCACGTCCATGACCCCGTGGTTGAACAGGGACCGGGCCCTTGCTCTACCAACACCGCGCAGCCTCACCAGGTCCAGGAGCTCAGGCTTTACGCCGTAGCGGATGCGTATCATCAGCTCCGTCAGCATGGGGTAGGCGTCCTTGCTGAAGATGTTGGACAGCTCCCGCATAGAGTAGATCAGCCATTCGCCCACATCGACCTTGTTGCGGAGGTCCCCCGGCCCCATGCCGTACTTCTTGAGGAGATCGTCCTCCTCCATCTCCTGGACCCAGTCGTCCAGCGAGCACGCCGTCTTCACCTCGGCGAGGTAGAAATCCATCTCCGTGAGGTCCTCCGGGGGATCGATCAGCAGGTCCTCCTCTCGGAGCAGGAGGACCTCCTCCACCCATTCGTAATCGCTCCTTTTGAGATACATGGTCATCATGTCGGGGGTGGAGCACACCGCGTGCAGGAGTCCGAAGTAGGAGGAACCGGGCTTGAACGCCTTCAGGGCGTCCCTTAACTTCACCGCCGTCAGTGGATCGATATATAGGTCGGAAACCCTGCGGCCGAAGAAGGTGGCTTGCAGGTGGTCGCGCTCGGAGCGCACCATGCCCTCCCGCTCCAGGAACTCCAGGACGTTGTCGGCGGCGTCCTCCAGGCCGGCCATGGTGGTCTGGTGGGCGAAGAAGGTGGAGTTCATGAAGTCCATGAGCGAGTCCCGGGACGAGGCCGTTCCCGTGGCGATGGTGGCCAAGATGTGGGAGCGCAGCACAGGCTCGCTGCCCAACTTGGAGTAAATGTCCTCGGCGGTGTTGAGGAGGTAGTTCTCCATGAGGAACCGCCCCTCGTCGATGTCCTTGGCCAGGAGGATCGCCTCTCCGTACGGGTCGTAGCGGGGCCGGCCCGCCCGGCCGCACATCTGTTTGATCTCCAGAACCGGGATGGACACATTGCCGCCGTTCTCGAAGCGGTGAAGGTCCCTGATGATCACCCGCCGCGCCGGGAGGTTTATGCCCGCCGCCAGAGTAGGAGTGGCCACGATGCACTTGATATTGCCCTTCTTGAAGTTGGACTCCACGAACCGTCGCTGCTCGTTGCTCAGCCCGGCATTGTGGAAGGCGATGCCCTTGCGCACGCATCCGCTGAGCCTCCGGCCTACGGTGGTCGGCTCCCCCTGGTCCTCCACTATGCGGTCCTCTCCCTCCAGGACCTTCTCCGGCATGACCTCCTTCATAAGGGGCGCATAGCGGGTGGCCAGCGTCTCCGTCGATTTCCGTGTGCTCACGAAGACCAGGCACTGTCCCCCGCCCTTGATGGAATCGCGGATGAGGGGCCAGACCGGGTCCTTGCCTCCTACGACCTCCAGGGAGGTGTTGTCCGTGAAGTGGACCTTGTCGTCATAGTACACGCCCTCCTTGAGAGGGGTCGGCCTCCAGGTCGATGATATGTGCTCTGCGTTGAGCCAGTCCGCCACCTCCTTGGAGTTGCCGATGGTGGCGGAGAGGGCGATGACCTGCAGGTCAGGGTTGAAGCGGCGGAACTTCGCTAGCGTGATCTCCAGGGTCGGCCCTCTCCCTGGATCGTGTAGGAGGTGCACCTCGTCCGCTACCACCAGTGTTATATGCCGGAGCCAGTGGCCCTGGTGCCGGAGGAGGGAGTCGGCCTTCTCGGAGGTGGCCACCACCACGTCGAAGTTGTCCAGCTGTGGGTCCGGGGAGTCCAGGTCCCCTGACGACATCTCCACCTTCATCCCCAGTTTCTCGAAGCGCTTCAGGTCCTCGTACTTCTCCGATGCCAGAGCCCGCAGGGGGACGATGTACAATACCTTCCCTCCGCGCTCCAGGACGTGCTTCAAAGCAGCCAGGTAAGCGATGAGGCTCTTGCCCGAGGCGGTGGGTATGGCGAGCATCAAGTTCTTCCCGTCCAGGGCCAAGGGGGCGGCCTGGGCCTGAGGGGGATAGAGCTCCTCAATGCCGTCCTCCGCCAGGACCTGGGCCACGCCTTCCGGGAGATCTAGCTCGCTGATCCTCATCTTCTTCCTTCTGGTCCCGACTAAAAGGATGCTGACATTTAGACGTTTGCAACGGCGGCCCGAGGATGCTTTTACCGGATGTATGAGGCCTGTTCCATGAACGTCACGGGCCCTCGCCTAAACAAGTACAATATTCTTTAATAAATATTAACAATGCAAAATGGACCTACATCTCAATCTGGTCATGCTTTAACATACTGGCTCAATACCATATTATTTAAACTCGGGGAAACACTTATTTAGTGGCACCGTTATGAGTTGCAATGGAATCTTAGGAGAAGAACAATTATGAGCAGTGACCAATCCTCTGTCGCGGAGCACGGACTCGACGTCGATCTGTGGATCGAAGGTCAGGGCTTCCAAACTACCGCGGACATTAAAATCCCTGACAAGCTCGCCGATCAGGTCATAGGTCAAGACGCTGCTGTGGAGGTCATCAAGAAGGCCGCAGAGCAGAAGCGCCATGTCATGCTGATCGGGGAGCCCGGTACAGGGAAGTCCATGCTCGCCAAGTCGATGACGGAGTACCTGCCCAAGGGCGAGCTGCAGGACGTCATCGCCTACCACAACCCCGACGATCCCAATGAGCCTAAGGTCAGGGTGGTCCCTGCCGGAAAGGGCAAGGAGATCGTCACCGCCCAAAAGAAGGAGGCCCAGGCCAAGAAGCAGCAGAAGGCCTCCATGTTCACGTTCTTCATCATCATGGTGCTGCTGCTCACGATAGCGGCGTTCATAAGCACCAATTACAACCCTAACGTCCTATTCTTCGGCATCATACTGGTAGCGATAATCTTCTTGGCGACAAGGTACAGCGGCAATCGTACCGAGAACTACATGGTACCAAAGCTGCTGGTCACCCACGAGGATGGAGATGCCCCGCCCTTCATCGACGCCACCGGCGCCCATGCCGGAGCGCTGCTGGGGGACGTGAAGCATGATCCGTTCCAGAGCGGCGGCCTGGAGACCCCGGCCCACGAGAGGCTGGAGGTCGGCGCCATCCACAAGGCTTCCAAGGGCGTCCTCTTCATCGACGAGATCAACATGCTGCGGATCGAGAGCCAGCAGAGCCTGCTCACCGCGCTCCAGGAGGGCAAGTTCTCCATCACCGGGCAGAGCGAGCGCTCCTCGGGAGCGATGGTCAAGTCCGAGTCCGTGCCCTGCGACTTCATCCTGGTGTGCGCCGGGAACCTGGACGCCATACAGGGCATGCACCCCGCGCTCCGTTCCCGTATCCGCGGGTACGGTTACGAGGTGTTCATGCGCTCCACCATGCCGGACACCGATGAGAACCGCAAGAAGCTCATCCGCTTCGTGGCCCAGGAGGTCGCCAGGGACAAGAAGATCCCCCACTTCGACCGCAAGGCCGTGGGCGAGATCGTCAAGGAGGCTCAGAGGCGCGCAGGCCGCCACGGCCGCCTTACCCTCAGGCTCCGTGAGCTGGGCGGCCTGGTCAGGGTCGCCGGGGACATCGCCCGGGAGAAGCATCAGCCCCTGGTCACCGCAGAGATGGTGGTCGAGGCCAAGCGCATCGCCCGCAGCCTGGAGCAGCAGATCGCGGACCGCTACCTGGAGTCCCGCAAGGAGTACAAGACCTTCACCACCGAGGGCGATGAGGTGGGCATAGTCAACGGACTGGCGGCGCTCAACACCGAGAGTTCCATGTCCGAGTACTCTGGCATCGTGCTGCCCATAGTCGCCGAGGTCACTCCCGCCCAGACCAAGTCCGGCGGTCGCATCATCGCCACCGGCAAGCTCGGGGAGATAGCCAAGGAGGCCGTGCAGAACGTCTCCGCCCTGATCAAGAAGTACACCGGGGAGGACATCTCCAACCATGACGTCCACGTGCAGTTCGTTGGTACGTACGAGGGAGTTGAGGGCGACTCCGCGTCCATCAGCGTGGCCACCGCTGTCATCTCGGCCTTCGAGGACGTTCCTGTTGACCAAACGCTCGCCATGACCGGCTCCCTGTCCGTCAGGGGTCAGGTCCTACCGGTCGGAGGCGTCACCGCCAAGATCGAGGCCGCCTGCGAGGCCGGGCTGAAGCGCGTGCTCATACCTCGGTCCAACCTCAGGGACGTGGTACTCGAGGAGCGCTACATCGGGAAGATCGAGATCATCCCCGTGGAGACGCTCAACGAGGTGCTGGAGAAAGCCCTGGTGAACGGCACCAACAAGGATGGCCTCCTGATGAAGCTGTCCAAACTGGTGGAGAAGGGAGGCAAGCCGACCCTTCTCACCCCCTCCCGCGCCGCGCCGCAGTGAAAACCCTTCCCCAACCTCTATTTTTGCACAATTTTCATAACCTAGCTACCGCTCTTACCCCAGAGCACATATGAGGAAAAAGGAGGTAAGTGCCCTGCTCATCGGCAGGTTCCAGCCCTTCCACCGGGGGCACCTGGAGGTGGTGAAGGCCATCGCCAAGGAGTGCGACCGCCTGATCGTGGGCATAGGGAGCGCGCAGCTGTCACATACGTTCGAGAATCCCTTCACCGCCGGCGAGAGGCATCTCATGATCTCCCGGGCCT
This genomic interval carries:
- a CDS encoding DEAD/DEAH box helicase; translation: MRISELDLPEGVAQVLAEDGIEELYPPQAQAAPLALDGKNLMLAIPTASGKSLIAYLAALKHVLERGGKVLYIVPLRALASEKYEDLKRFEKLGMKVEMSSGDLDSPDPQLDNFDVVVATSEKADSLLRHQGHWLRHITLVVADEVHLLHDPGRGPTLEITLAKFRRFNPDLQVIALSATIGNSKEVADWLNAEHISSTWRPTPLKEGVYYDDKVHFTDNTSLEVVGGKDPVWPLIRDSIKGGGQCLVFVSTRKSTETLATRYAPLMKEVMPEKVLEGEDRIVEDQGEPTTVGRRLSGCVRKGIAFHNAGLSNEQRRFVESNFKKGNIKCIVATPTLAAGINLPARRVIIRDLHRFENGGNVSIPVLEIKQMCGRAGRPRYDPYGEAILLAKDIDEGRFLMENYLLNTAEDIYSKLGSEPVLRSHILATIATGTASSRDSLMDFMNSTFFAHQTTMAGLEDAADNVLEFLEREGMVRSERDHLQATFFGRRVSDLYIDPLTAVKLRDALKAFKPGSSYFGLLHAVCSTPDMMTMYLKRSDYEWVEEVLLLREEDLLIDPPEDLTEMDFYLAEVKTACSLDDWVQEMEEDDLLKKYGMGPGDLRNKVDVGEWLIYSMRELSNIFSKDAYPMLTELMIRIRYGVKPELLDLVRLRGVGRARARSLFNHGVMDVDQVRSMDVVRLARIPRIGDAIAKNLKDQVTTGKFSKLPRAEVEEQMVEVEKEIKKEESKGSKQRSLLDF
- the lonB gene encoding ATP-dependent protease LonB, producing MSSDQSSVAEHGLDVDLWIEGQGFQTTADIKIPDKLADQVIGQDAAVEVIKKAAEQKRHVMLIGEPGTGKSMLAKSMTEYLPKGELQDVIAYHNPDDPNEPKVRVVPAGKGKEIVTAQKKEAQAKKQQKASMFTFFIIMVLLLTIAAFISTNYNPNVLFFGIILVAIIFLATRYSGNRTENYMVPKLLVTHEDGDAPPFIDATGAHAGALLGDVKHDPFQSGGLETPAHERLEVGAIHKASKGVLFIDEINMLRIESQQSLLTALQEGKFSITGQSERSSGAMVKSESVPCDFILVCAGNLDAIQGMHPALRSRIRGYGYEVFMRSTMPDTDENRKKLIRFVAQEVARDKKIPHFDRKAVGEIVKEAQRRAGRHGRLTLRLRELGGLVRVAGDIAREKHQPLVTAEMVVEAKRIARSLEQQIADRYLESRKEYKTFTTEGDEVGIVNGLAALNTESSMSEYSGIVLPIVAEVTPAQTKSGGRIIATGKLGEIAKEAVQNVSALIKKYTGEDISNHDVHVQFVGTYEGVEGDSASISVATAVISAFEDVPVDQTLAMTGSLSVRGQVLPVGGVTAKIEAACEAGLKRVLIPRSNLRDVVLEERYIGKIEIIPVETLNEVLEKALVNGTNKDGLLMKLSKLVEKGGKPTLLTPSRAAPQ